The DNA segment GAAATATGTGTAGAAGTTCGGTATTGGTGTTCTTACAGAATTAGACTGTTGATAAATACGTTACCATCGTTCATAAAATTTGTTCATAACACATGAAGGATTTGTGAAGTGCTTctgaaaaagtttttgttatGATTTGTATTGCAAATACCTTTCACAGTGATTGAGCATTACGACAACGTCAGCAAAATCGCCCAATTGATCCAAAACTCTCCAAAGGTACTAACTAGAACTTAATTTCTTCACTTCCAGAATGGTAGCCATTGCGCTACTCCGAAGCACTTTCGCAAAGCAGCTGAGCTGCACAATGGAGCTGGACCGTAGCTGCAGCCTGATCGGTGCCAAAGTGTCCTCGGACGAGATTCTAACCACCACCTTTGCCAGCTCTAATCCCTCCACCCTATCCACCGTCCAGTTTGCACGCTCTTCGCTCACCGGCATCCCACCGGCCATGTTCCAGACCTTCCCGAAGCTGGAATCGCTGAACGCAACGGGCAGCGACATCAAGCAGATTCAGTCACGCAACTTTGCCGACGCAAAAACACTTCAATCACTGTACCTGCGCGGTAACAAAATTCACGATCTGCCCGACGTGGCCTTCTTCGGTGCCAGCCGGCTGCAAACGCTTGACCTTTCGGATAATGCGATCGCCACGATCGAAAGCACCGCGTTCAAGCGGCTGCGTGAGCTGAaaacgctgctgctgggaagCAACAGCCTAACCGAGCTGCAGCCCGGCGTGTTTGACGATTTGTCCGATCTGGAGCGGCTAGAGCTGCAGCAGAACGGGCTGGGCTCGATCGACGATCGGTTGTTCCAGGGATGTCATTCACTCACGGCACTAAACGTCTCGCACAATGCGCTGAAGACGTTCAACGTGGCACAGTTTGAGCGGCGCTGGAGCTTTGATTTGATTGACGCGAGTTACAACAAGCTGAGCGTGGTTAGAATTCCACCGAACCTACGTCAGCTGGTAGCGATCGGGAACGGAATCCGCACAGTGGAAAGCACCgccaccaacgggtcggagctGATCCTGCTCAAGCTGCCCCACAACAAGCTGACGAGCGTGGACGAGGTGCCGGTGTTTGAGAAGCTGATCTCGCTCGATCTGTCGTTCAATCGGATTCGCGAGTTCGATTTCCGGTCGGCCGCCCGGTTCGGTAAGCTGGTGCTGCTCAAGCTGGACGGCAATCAGCTGGAATCGGTGAGCAACAGTTTGACCGCGCCGATCACACACCTGAAGTACGTACATCTGGCCGACAATCAGTTCACCCATCTCGACCTGAACGTGCTGCGGACGGTGCCGCGCATTTTGAAGCTGGATCTGCGCCGCAACCAGCTGGAACGGTTGGCGGTGACGGATTTGGCCGGCTCGTTCCCGGTGATGGTGCGCATCATGCTCGAGGGCAATCGGTTCCGGTGCGCGGACAGCCGGCCGTTGCTGAAGGAGCTGAAGGAATCGATCACGGCGTACGCGATGACGCGCAACGACTGCCGGAAGGAGGAGAATCTGATCGATGGCATTTGCTGCTCGTAGGGCGCATTAGTGGGAATGAAGTTTGATAGGATTGGTTTCTGTTTAGTGATTTGCAGTCGGTGTTTGATTTCAAGCATGTTTTGAGTATAAATTTCAGAAAACTATTGCATTTGATTTTGGGTAATTTTTGAAATGCCTAATACAGTTGTTGCTGCTAAATTTTGTCTGTAAGTCCCAAAAATGCCTCAAGTTTACTCTCTAAAGTATCAATGTTTCATTGTTGGTCAACCTATTCAGTAAAGTTAAGAATGAATTTCATAGTTTCGTAAAATATGTGATCAGAAATTCTTCATAATCAACCGTTTAATGAATAGTAGTTGAGCAATTGAGATTCCCATGATAAAATTCAAATCTCCAATAAAGACTTATATGTCGACAGGCAGTTTTAAATTCTAGTATGTAATAGCAATTCGATCAGAATTAAACATATATGTAAGATGtcaaaaacatattatttTCCATGTAACCTTAAATAGCATTACACTATAGGCCACAATGTTGATTTACAgagaaaaattgatgcacaaaAGTAAAGTACGGTACTACAGATGCAGATATTGTTGCGTACTGACAACATTTATTAGCTAATGGGTAAAATTTAGTGAAAATGACActtagaaaatagaaaattgcTAAAACTGCTTGAATAAAATGTCGAAACTGCTTTCAACATAACTATCAGCTGAACAGAATCCTTTAATTACGTTCTTATGAAGCACGTTATCTGGTCGTTCCGAAACGtgatacacacaaaacaattcatttaaCTAGCACCAAATTGCTTCTCATTACACAAGATCTTTCCCGATTTTGCTCATCTCttctatttctcttttttctttcctatctaattcttcttttttctcactTAAAGAGACAGGTTTTCTTTCagttttttaaaattatttataacgACGTTTTCTTGATTTCACACAGATTCTTTCTCCTacgaaaaaacacaaccatacTCGAAACATATCTTGGAATCACAAATTTGTAAGCAACTTTTACGAGCACCTCTACCACGGTCTTCACTGTTGGACAATATCAAACGGAATAATTGCACTAGCGAGGTGCGAAGCAAAGCTTTGTGAACCTTTCGTTGGGAATATTTTCTTTCTATGCTATAGCAGGACGATTAAAACGAGTTTGCAATGtatttgaatgtgtgtataaAATGAAGGTGATGGGCTGAAAAAAAGAGTACAATTGCAAATGTTTTCCTTGTCAAGAAAACTGGTTTTCCACCCAGTAGGATGCGTTACGAAATTATCCCTTCCGTTCAGTGGCAGCTCCCAGCCGAAGGGCTGCgagaaaatttgaataaaaaggaATCACGTTCCGCGTGTCCTTCCAGCCTAACTGAATGCTCTCTGTTGAACCGCTCCTAACACGGAAGGGTTAGGGTTTTGTGATATAGTTTGGAggtaatgaagaaaaaaaaaacctctttcGCCGTGATTCGTCCATGTGCGAGAAAACAAATGCTTTGACCCCCGATGACTGTAGTTGAATGTCCTGCGCCTGTTGCCCCCTTTGTTGTGGCCCGTTGTACCCCTTTTATCGGCTCTCCAGCTGTCAGGCCGGGGCTACACAAATGCATCCGAAACCCAAGCTCCGTGGTTCGCTCGGAGCATCTCGGTCCAAGGAGGAAAAGGGTTGAGGccgtaacaaaacaaagccaaaaacGCGGTGGCCGACCAGAAtgggaaaattgaataatatCTAGATTGATAATAATGCAAAcaaagaatgtgtgtgtgtgtgttttgtgttttttttctcgtttggTTCGTGGTTTGGACCCTGGTTGGGTAAAAGATTCTTGGCCGTTGTGGAATGCAGCCAAAGggagtttgtttgcttgcttgcttgggTATCTGGTGTCCCTCTTTCGCCGCATCTGCGAGATCGTATGTCCAGCAGCTACCGAAAGGGTTAGGACAAACGTGAAAGGGGTTAGAAACGCATTCCCTTTCCGTTGGCAGGAAGCGGAATGAAGTgaagcactcacacacacacacgtgcaagTAAAAAAAGCACCGGGAAATAATTTACCCACTCAGATTTACGTAAAAGGACATTCCCTGGTGGACTGAAGCTTGAATGAACATTTACCTAATTTTAGGATAAACTTTTTTTCTGATTATTTTTCGTTAGGCAAACGGGTTAATCGGACCATCCGGACCTTTGTTGTTGGGACAGGCCAACGCAACAGCTGATTAGTGTTGCCAGCTGCCAAGTTCGTCGTTGCTTCCAGGGATGCTGTACCGTTGTAGCCCGTTGGTGGGGCAGGATTTTCGAGCAGGACGGCCGACGGGGACTTCGGTCACCGCAATTAGCGAACCGTACCGTTTCGCACCGTTTCACTCGGTACGGCCGGTTCTTTGGACAATGTTGTATGAATAATTTAGCTGCCACCGTGTTTCACTGCGAGAGGGACACAAGATCGCCCTGACCGTTATTAGACCTTCCGATGCTCAGCATCTCCCCTGCGGTGAATGAAGTGCGCTGACAGCTGCCCAGTGTCTGGTTAGTGCCGTTGGTGGCGTTGGGTTTggttgttgggtttttttgttcgttttattttcggTAACGCTCACGAGATTCGACACGCGATCATTAAACGAACATGTTTGTGCGGCGGATCGGAGGCATAAACGGTGATGGTGTGCTGGGCATTTAATATGGTGCAGTAATGCACATTACACGCTGCCGTTAATGCTACGCTATCAGGTAAAGCTGATTACATTGTTTATAATGGGTATTTTCGTACCTGGGAGCTATCTTCAATCGGCAGCCCGGCCATTTGTTCGACTGACTCTTGTAACGTTTCCGATGTATGTTGTCGATAGCCGAAGCAACAATAACAGATGTGTTTTAACGCTTGGaaactttattttttaacatgCAATGAAAAAATTGGTTTAACCAACATGACTTTTTATTTCTGACGAACATAAGTTTTgatgtttctctttttgttaaaataaactgttttattttgtaagaTAATAAtctaaataaaatataaattgaatAATCATGGTTCCATTAATATTTTGGTAAGAATTTGTTTACCGAttcttttatttgtgttcagtaaattaaaattcattctTCCCAAACTTAACTAAcaattgctgtttttttctgataGCTGATTTTTATGCTGAACTTTTGATAGGAATTCGATCTAGTTCGTTTTTCAAGTTCACATTAAATCCCTATCAGCTCTGACTGTGTTAACTGTTTGACTGGTGTCAACTTTGTTACAGCTCTTACTGTGCTAATATATCATTAGTAATTAAAACCTGTTACTGGACCTATCAGTCAACGTACAATAATTTGCcacaattttaattaatttttattaattactaCTTTATTGGCGAATCTTCAATGGGtctaataaaaatgaattgcAGTACAAAGTTCCATAGAAAAATCAAAccttttttcacaatttgcTTTGGACACTGTGGAGTCGTGTTTTGAAGCCATTGGTTGAAATATTAAAGTCAATATAATCAAAAATAGTGTTAAAATAGTGTTGATATGCCATAGGGTCGGACCGAGCAGCGCGAGAGCGAAGTTGAACAATCCGTAAAATCTCTAGGCCTAAGTGGTTGGTGGTTGGGATGGTGCATAAAGTTGAATGATACTTACTTATTGTATTTTCTATAAATGTTTCTAAAAACTGGAGTAATAGAAACGTTAATTACTTTGTAAAGCTTAACTGTATGATGTGAAATTGCAACACTCTTCAATCTCGTATGTTTTATAAGAATATTTCCACAATCGTGTTTTTTGTACTGTTGCACATATTAGTAGATTCCTGAGCGTTTTATGTTCCACGCTTAAAACATTCTTCTACAGCTTGTGTGTGGTGCATAGACTTAAAACCCTAAATAAAAAGTGTCCATGGCATTTGAAAAAGTCGTCTATTCTGTGAGCAATGAGCAGTGACTATGAGGATTAAAAAAGGccaacacacatatacagacACCTCCACGCCCGTAGCGTAcctgagcagcagcagcatgcatTAACCATAAGTGTAAATTACAAATTCTTAGCCAGAGCTCGAATGAATCGGTAAAAAACCCCTCGGAGCAGAGCTGTTTGAGCTGAGCAAGGGCAactaaaatgcaaataaaaagaaatattccTTAGAAAATATTCTGGCTGGAAAAATTGCGCTGCCAGCGAAGCAAACCGGTGAGCATCCACTCGCAATCACTCACGGTCTTGGCTGGCTAGCTGGTTGGCCGTGCTACAGTACAGCGGAGAGAGGGTTGCGCTTCATTTTCCTTCCTAGGTTGGCCGTTTTGCAGAGTGCTAGAAGTAGTTATGCTGCAGCgtcgccattttttttttgcattttaccACTGTACTTCTCTTTCTCCCTGTTTCGCACTTGCCAATTTGTGAAACTTTGTGAGGGTAAAACCCTCCTCTCCGAACAGGGAAACATATCCTTTGTGCTGGGCCTTCCCAGTTGGGAGGTTAAACTGCACTGCACGAATGCATCGACCATgtgagtgaatgtgtgtgcgcgagcgtgtgtgtgtgtgtgcgcacgttTGCAGAAAACAGCCTCAAGAGTTACTCTTGCGTGAAGTGCAAGGAAACCCCGTTCGTCAAAAATCCGTTGGACGTGGCCCTGTACCTTTGCTGCTCAAGATCCCTCCCGACCGTTCCCTGCACATTGCGGATTGCAGCAGACGCACGCAGAAAAGCAGCGTACGTGTGGTTTTTTGGGGTGAGGAAAGAAATGTTTGCTACTGGCCCGATCGGTGATCGGTGGACGCGCCAGCACCCGGGACAGATAAGCAGAGGTGGCCaagggggttttttttttttttttttttttttttttttaaacagcggATTCTTTATTAtattacatatatatatatataaaaaaaaaccctctcccGTCCCCTACAAACTGTCCCGCGAGGGCTTTTTTGTGAGGGGTTTGTGGTCCATGGACCTTACACATTTGTGCAATACGCACTTATTCCCCCTGTATTTCCCCCTTTATCTTTTTATCTCCCATTTTATCCCATCTCGGTGTAAAATAGCCCCCATTATGCCACTATAGATGCTTCGCCGTTGCAGTTTGCTAGCGGGAAGCGACATCTGCCTCGATCGCTGCTGCCATTTCTGCAGCACTGAGCCCACCAGCTGACATTACACCAGATAGTCCTTCTATAGTAGGTGCGAGGAATCTGCCATTACCGTCATCGTCTTGGCTGCTCTCGCTGCTGTCATCCGTTGTGGATTGCCGCTCCGGATCTCCATAAAGGCGCTGCAGGTCCCTTCCTGTTTGTTGTCGCCGCCTCTGTCCATACCTCACCGAACTCGGCCTGTTTGTCTCACGGCGAGCTGCCGTCGTTGGTGACGCTGGTGGAGCTAGACGAAGCCCTGTGCTCTGTTCTTCCCTGCGTTGCGCTCTAGCCGCTCTCCGTGCAGCGTTGCGTCGTTCGtttcgtgctgctgctactgccgtaCGACGCGCCTCCATGTTCACGATTTCTTCGTCGTGTTCGACTATCACCTGTTCTGCTCGGTTAGCCCTTTCCTCATCCCAGCACCGCTGAAGCTCAGCCGTTATACGACGAGCGGCTTCGCATACGCGGCTCCAGCTGTCCGCATCCCGCAGCAAGTACTCCTGCAACGTGTCAGGTGTTACTGGGTCCGCCCCTCCCTCGCCGAGCAGTTCTTGACGGACTGAGGCAAATCGAGGACATTCGAAGATGACGTGCCCGGCATCCTCTGGGACGCCAACGCACCACTGGCAGTCCGGGGACGACGTGAAGCCCTTGATGCACAAATACTCCCGGAAAAAACCATGTCCCGAGAGCACTTGGGCCAGATGGAACGACACGTCTCCATGTTTCCGTGATTGCCAGGCGTCAATGTTGGGTAACACACGATGGGCCCATCGCGTGTATCGACTGGCTCCGACGCTGGCGGCGTCATCGTCCCATTCTTGTTGCCAGTTGGTGATGGTCTGCTGACGCTCCGTCCTTCGAATCTCGTCCCGTGTTTCCGTTCGTTCAGGTGCATGTATGCGGTTATACACGCGGGCATCTTCTTTTACCAGGTGGCATATCGGTGTCAGACCGGCGAGCAGGGTGGCCGTCTCGTACCTTACAGAACGGAATGCTCGTGCCACCCTGATTGCTGTCTTCCGTTGGACACGTTGCAGCAGCCGACGACACTCCCTGGTCTCGAGCGCCTCCGACCATATGGGAGCCGCGTACCTCAGTATCGACTCTACCACATGCGCTAACAGCCTCGACTTGGCCGTCCTTGGACCGCTGTGGTTCCGCATCAGTCGCGAGACAGCGACCGCAACACGAGTCGCTTTCTCGGTCACCTTCCGAACGTGTGGCAGCCAGGAGAGGTGATCGTGCAGCATCACGCCGAGGTACTTAATGGAGCGCGACGATCGTACCTCTACATCTCCAATGCGGATGACCACTTGTCGCGGGCGCTTCACACTGGCAATAAGCACGGTTTCCGTTTTCGCCGGAGCAAGTTCCAGACAATGCTGCGCCATCCACTGCTGTACTTGTGCAACCGCCTCCTCCGCTGCTGCCTGCACCGCTTCCGTTGACGTACCCGggaccagcagcaccaagtcATCGGCGTATCCGACGATTTCTGTCCCGGACGGAAACTGCATGTCTAGTACCCCGTCATACATTATATTCCACAACGTGGGGCCCAATatggacccctgtggaacTCCGGCGGTGACGGGCCGTTCGACGGGGCCCTCGCTGGTTTCGAAAAGTAACTGGCGATTTTCGAAGTAACTCCTTATGATGCGCTGTAAGACCATAGGAACTCCTTTGTTCCGCAATGCTTCGGCGATGGACTGCCAGCTGGCCGTATTAAAGGCATTGCGGACGTCCAGCGCGACCACTAATAGGAAGCGTTCATCCCTCCGATTCGTGCGGCGGAACGACATCGCTCTCTTTCCTGCGTCGACCACTTGTTGAATCGCGGTAATAGTTGAGCGCCCTTTCCTGAAGCCGAACTGGCAGTCGGAAAGCTTCGGCTCAGCAGGATCTTCCAGGTGCTCGTTAAGCCGGTTTAAGATAAGGCGCTCGAGTACCTTCCCCAGTGCATCAAGCATGCACAGGGGGCGATACGAACCACTCTCTCCTGGAGGTTTCCCTGGCTTCGGAAGAAGTACCAAGCGCTGCCGCTTCCATTGCCCCGGAAAAACGGCGCGGTTGAGACAGTCCTGATATAATGCTCTGAAGACCTCCGGGAACTCCATGATGGCGGTCTTCACGGCGGCATTAGGTATACCGTCCAGCCCTGGAGCTTTGCGGTTACTCATTCGACTGGCTATGAGTTTTAGTTCGATCTCATTTACCGGAGTCACAGGACTGGTCGATGACGTGTCTGTCTCTGCTGGATCAGTGGTCTCGGGCCACTCAAAGGATGGGCGTATCGGGAAAAGGTCGGACACTATAAGCTCCAGTCTATCTCGTTCCGTCTCTGGTGGCGTTCGATTGCCACGGAGGTGAGACATAACGACCTGAAAACCAGTGCCGAATTCGTTCTCCTCCGCAATATTTATTAGCTCCTGGAACTGTGTTCTTTTGCTGACTCTAATTGCTCGGCTTAGCTCACTCCTAGCTGTCCTGTAGTCCGCCGATGCGAAGCTCCTTTCCTCCAGATCCATCGTTCTCTGCACGCGATCTCTCGCTGCTTCGCAGTCCTTGCGAAGTTGCGCCAACTCCGGTGTCCACCAATACATATCGGCATGCGGGTCTCGGTGGAGTTTAGATGCGCGCTGCATTGTTTGATCGCACGCT comes from the Anopheles coluzzii chromosome 2, AcolN3, whole genome shotgun sequence genome and includes:
- the LOC120951172 gene encoding insulin-like growth factor-binding protein complex acid labile subunit; amino-acid sequence: MVKLWEIVVMVAIALLRSTFAKQLSCTMELDRSCSLIGAKVSSDEILTTTFASSNPSTLSTVQFARSSLTGIPPAMFQTFPKLESLNATGSDIKQIQSRNFADAKTLQSLYLRGNKIHDLPDVAFFGASRLQTLDLSDNAIATIESTAFKRLRELKTLLLGSNSLTELQPGVFDDLSDLERLELQQNGLGSIDDRLFQGCHSLTALNVSHNALKTFNVAQFERRWSFDLIDASYNKLSVVRIPPNLRQLVAIGNGIRTVESTATNGSELILLKLPHNKLTSVDEVPVFEKLISLDLSFNRIREFDFRSAARFGKLVLLKLDGNQLESVSNSLTAPITHLKYVHLADNQFTHLDLNVLRTVPRILKLDLRRNQLERLAVTDLAGSFPVMVRIMLEGNRFRCADSRPLLKELKESITAYAMTRNDCRKEENLIDGICCS